Proteins from a genomic interval of Mycoplasmopsis columboralis:
- a CDS encoding DnaB family ATPase — translation MTNEETQTQTSESGNTSRIPTLAEYWQQFEQMLEVPELIPIKTGFSFLDEQSGGLDPSGLHVLAARPGQGKTSLAVSLALKICEMHTPEDPHHEKTAVLFFSLEMPSVKIHRNLASNFLSIPLKEFKKPKKELWATHGQALRELPNFKIYIFDNPTVTPEQIADVIDQAKAKGYEVKAVIIDHIQLLSQNIQGANIYERTTQASRSLKKIALLKSVPIVALAQLSREVEKGRSRKGLEPVNADIRDSGSIEQDADFIAMIYKVPEDFKLDKNLVRIKVTKNREGEPKGYALFFDGSLSKFYELNEQGNLNYESFSTPATIHAEADK, via the coding sequence ATGACCAACGAAGAGACACAAACACAAACAAGCGAAAGCGGTAACACTTCAAGAATTCCCACACTAGCGGAGTACTGGCAACAGTTTGAGCAAATGCTAGAAGTCCCCGAACTCATACCCATAAAAACCGGCTTTAGTTTTTTAGATGAGCAAAGCGGAGGACTAGACCCGAGCGGTCTGCACGTTCTAGCTGCTAGACCTGGACAAGGTAAAACATCGCTCGCAGTCTCCTTAGCTTTGAAAATTTGCGAAATGCACACGCCAGAAGATCCACACCACGAAAAAACTGCCGTGCTGTTCTTTTCGCTAGAGATGCCAAGCGTGAAAATACACCGAAACCTGGCCAGTAATTTTTTAAGCATTCCACTCAAGGAATTTAAAAAACCAAAAAAAGAGTTATGAGCAACCCACGGCCAAGCTCTCAGGGAGTTGCCAAATTTTAAAATTTACATATTTGACAACCCAACTGTTACACCCGAGCAAATTGCTGACGTCATAGACCAAGCAAAAGCAAAAGGCTACGAAGTCAAGGCGGTAATTATTGACCACATACAATTGCTAAGCCAAAACATACAAGGGGCAAACATCTACGAAAGAACAACACAAGCAAGCCGATCGCTTAAAAAAATCGCTTTGCTAAAAAGCGTGCCAATTGTTGCACTTGCGCAGTTGTCCCGTGAAGTTGAAAAAGGAAGATCCCGCAAAGGTCTTGAACCCGTTAACGCAGACATTAGAGACAGCGGGAGCATCGAGCAGGATGCGGATTTTATCGCAATGATTTACAAAGTCCCTGAAGACTTCAAACTAGATAAAAACCTAGTACGCATAAAGGTGACCAAAAACAGAGAAGGAGAACCCAAGGGCTACGCTTTGTTTTTTGATGGTAGTTTATCAAAATTTTATGAACTAAATGAGCAAGGAAATTTGAACTATGAGAGTTTTAGCACACCCGCAACCATTCACGCGGAAGCCGACAAGTAA
- a CDS encoding IS30 family transposase: MLKNNEYSFNEIADKLKIHRISLYHEIKKNSDLYGYIACSAQNKHDIRRQWSEQIKLRNTFEKYLEFSKLFLSKFDKKTWGVEVTYLVITNNYPEVNHPSLRTVFNWINSGIWVITRDDRLRKIYKKGRKRYISAVERLVGKRWVVPYWARPSKIDDRTDFGHWELDLIVGKTGLKQNHLLTFVERKSRFGLIKKVYSKDPWKILITLWDLIKEYRLNVKSITTDNGFEFNKLFYLGYRLKIKIYLTDPYASFEKGTIEHYNGIVRRFFKKRTNFNNVSDEKIKEIQDKINQMPRKIHGYLSADEIFFDLNYYKEKWNPIPMEEKLFTKIQRRRPSNTSRNKFFKNKY, encoded by the coding sequence TTGCTAAAAAATAATGAATATTCTTTCAATGAAATAGCAGACAAACTCAAAATTCACAGGATTTCTCTATATCATGAAATTAAGAAAAATTCAGATCTGTATGGGTATATAGCTTGTTCGGCACAAAACAAACATGACATTAGAAGACAATGATCTGAACAAATCAAATTAAGAAATACATTTGAAAAATATCTAGAATTTTCAAAACTTTTTCTTAGTAAATTTGACAAAAAAACATGAGGCGTCGAGGTTACCTATTTAGTGATTACTAACAATTATCCAGAAGTAAATCATCCTTCCTTAAGAACGGTTTTTAATTGGATTAATTCAGGAATATGAGTAATAACTAGAGATGACAGACTCAGAAAAATATACAAAAAAGGTAGAAAAAGATATATTAGCGCAGTAGAAAGATTAGTAGGTAAAAGATGAGTTGTTCCTTATTGAGCAAGACCTTCTAAAATAGATGATAGAACAGATTTCGGTCATTGAGAATTAGACTTAATAGTCGGTAAAACCGGATTAAAACAAAATCATTTATTAACTTTCGTTGAAAGAAAAAGTCGTTTTGGACTAATCAAAAAAGTTTATTCGAAAGATCCTTGAAAAATATTGATAACTCTTTGAGACTTAATTAAAGAATACCGATTAAATGTTAAATCTATCACTACTGATAATGGCTTTGAATTTAACAAACTTTTTTACTTGGGTTATAGATTGAAGATAAAAATATACTTAACAGATCCGTATGCTTCTTTTGAAAAAGGAACTATCGAGCACTATAACGGAATAGTTAGAAGATTTTTCAAAAAACGAACTAATTTTAATAATGTCTCTGATGAAAAAATAAAAGAAATTCAAGACAAAATTAATCAAATGCCAAGAAAAATTCACGGTTACCTTTCCGCTGACGAGATATTTTTCGATTTAAATTACTACAAGGAAAAGTGAAATCCAATTCCTATGGAAGAAAAATTATTTACAAAGATCCAAAGAAGAAGACCTAGCAATACTTCAAGAAACAAATTTTTCAAAAATAAATATTAA